ttatacatctttattggagtataattgcttcacaatgctgtgttagtttctgttgtacagcaaagtgaatcagatatatgcatatatgcatacgtatatccccatatcccctccttccctataccacccctctaggtggtcacaaagcaccaagctgctctccctgtgctatgcagctgcttcccactagctatctattttacatctggtagtgtatatatgtccatgccactctctcactttgtcccagcttacccttcccccacccatgtcctcaagtctgttctcaacgtctgcatctttattcctgccctaccactaggttcatcagtaccatttttctagattccatatatatgcactagcatatggtatttgtttttctctttctgacttacttcactctgtatgacagactctagctccatccacctcactacaaataactcagtttcgttcccttttatagctgagtaatattccattgtatatatgtgccacatcttctttattgattcatctgttgatggacatttaggttgtttccatgtcctggctattgtaaatagtgctacagtgaacattgtggtacatgtatctttttgaattatggttttctcagggtgtaagATTCTTCTTGATTATTTAAGAATCATCCTGTTTGCCTGGTACCTCcttaagtttaaagaaaaagagttaaaaagTATACCCTGACTATTAGACATTGGGTTTTAGTTCTGGACTTTGGATGATTCTCTAAGTGTAGAAAATGGTCTAATTTCCTCAATGTCAAGTTCATCTGCTGCATTCCTGTTTTACTATGCATGTAaacttgatatatatttttttaactttcagacATCATATACACttgattttccaaaagaaaaaggtttttttctaAGCGTTGGTAAAGTATTGGAAAGAAGAATAATGAATTAATCTAGAGCCATAAAAACATCTGTACACCTTAAGTTCTTGCTTTTCGCAAGCAATCAGGGCAACTTTATCCTTGGAAATGGGGATTAACATTTGGCAATTTGaaagtttttctttctggaaaaaaatcacaatttataGAGttagaacaataacaacaactcAGTACACTACGGCTCTTCAAATGATTCCAAGACCTTTGACTGGTCCTACAACAAGGAGACTTTTACAGGAGCCGGGACTGTCTGAGGGTGCAGGGCCCAGGTTCCTTCTTCAGAGGGCCTCTCCTCAGCACAGCAAGGCTGAAATCGAGGTAGGACAAATCGAGAGAGGTTACCTGCTATTCCCCACGTAATGGGGAATCTCTAGTGTCAGCCGAAAGTGACTCTTCGGGGgactaaaaaagataaaatctcaATTGTCGATTCTGTTCCCAGCAATAAGATGGACCAGATGCTCAAAGAAATTCCTCCCACTACAACTCAACTGAAAATATTGAATAAgatataaaaacatgtttttaatgtATGATCGAGCTGGCAGGAAACTAAGGAGATGCTTTCATGACCAGAACCTATCTCAAAAAATGCAGATCTAGAGAAAACAGTAGAAATCAAGCAGTGAAACCAGAGTTCTTTCCGGGGGTACGCCCACACCCCTAGGGAGCTAGAGCTTGGGTTTAAAGACTTGCTCTTTGGgttaaagataaacaaatgaagaCCGGGGCAGGATGGGAGGacactctcctcccccacattcGTGCATAAAGCCAGAATTCTGGAATGATATCCTTGATGggtgaaatagagaaaaatctacCCCATTGAGGTAGAGAGTGGGGATGTTTGGTCAAGCTGGCTCGCAACTCTGGTGGTGGGTGTGGAGGTGAGGAATGAAATGAACAGTCCCCCCAGAGAGTTCCTAACCACAAGCCTGTACTCATGTGGTTTTAGAATTGGTATTCACACTGAAAACAACTCATAgttaaacatttcatttaaagtggccccggggcttccctggtggcgcagtggttgagaatccgcctgccagtgcaggggacacgggttcgagccctggtctgggaagatcccacatgctgtggagcaactaagtctgtgcaccacaactactgagcctgtgctctagagcccgcgaggcaaaacgactgagcccatgtgccacaactactgaagcccgcacacctagagcccgtgctccgcaacaagagaagccaccgccatgagaagcccgagcatggcaacaaagagtatccttccctcgccgcgactagagaaagtccgcgcgcagcaacgaagacccaacgcagccaaaaataaataaataaaattttaaaaaccaaaccaaaagaaaacagtaacTCGCTAAACACATGTGCAAACAATCCTTCATGAATGAGTCAGCAGAAACGATAAAAGAGTTGGGCTGGCAACCACTGAAGATATTGGAAAGATCAGAtacaaaacataaatttattatgtgTCATACACTTAATGCTATAGAACAGGAAATTGAAAGCGTGTTAAGGGAATAAGAAACCATCAACATTGGCTAAACGGACTTCTTCGCAAAAGCTTCTAGAAATGAGAATCATAATACTTATACTCAGAAACAGTGAGCAGAGTTTCTGttactgttgttttgtttgtttactttttttgtttacttttgtaagtAGCAAGTTTCAAGTGCatacaaaaggagagagaaaccaCTCTAAAGACTTAATCTAGCTTCAACGATTTTTCAAccttgggtttttgtttgcttgtttgctttcaAGACgggaagctttccctgacctcACCCACCCAGTCTGGGTTAGGTAATTCTACTAAGTGCTCCCATCGCAGCCTGTATTTATACCCATCATAGCACTTATCCCACCAGATGGTAATTGCCTggcttttgttgttattgctgttgtttattTGTCTCCCCAACCAGAAAGGAAACCCCTTGAGGCCAAGGATCCTGTCtgcagcacctagaacagtgcctggaatatagtaggTACTGAAAAGTAtgtttagaataaataaatgaatataataaagcCTTGCAAATGCTAGAAATGTTATTGGTTCCTAAATGACtatgcatttgatgttgtcaccTTGATCCTGACAGCAGCAGCTGCATCAGTAGCAAATAACGACCAAGAGAGCCAGAAGGACATGCAGGATCCCCAGAAACCACTCACACAGTGACTGGCCTCCCAGGGAGCTGAGAAAGCCCCTCTGCATTTTAAGAAGCCTGAATGGATCAGCCTGGAGTGCTCCTAAACTCAAGGTTACACTTCCCAGAATTTTTTGTGGCATGAATTTATGAAGCcaccaaggagacaggaggattGATCTGCTGCAACAGTGGGAATGAATGTGTATTGTCACTTGCTGTCCTCAGGTGTGGCCCAAAGGTGCGCTATTGTAAAGGTGAGGTCTCAGGTTCAAACCTGACCACTCTGTGAGGTGTCCCCTCAGCTCCTCCAGGCACCCGTCTGCCGTGGTGACTTGGAGCCAGACTGAAAGCAACCCAAGTTGGGGATCCAATCAGAGGAAGGGAGCTACTGCTGAGGAGGCTGAGCTTGTTTGCTCTGAACCACCCCTTGGGAGGTTAGCCGTCCGGGGTTACACTTATCTGCTCTTCCGATTTACTCAAGTCTTGGAATAAACAAAAGGGAGGAAACTCATAAAACTggtatcaaaaaaaggaaaagccaagCTGATTCTTTACTGGGTCGTCAACGCATCTGATCAGAAGAAATCAGAGGCTCATCAAAAATCAGGTTTGGGctgaaagaaaacaacccaaGGTCTTGTCAGGGGGGTGGAGTGGCAGGGCTCTGATTTGGTTTTGGGGGTCAGGAGGGCCACAGAGCCTCTGGTCATTATTTAATACCACGGAGGAAGTTCACGGGGCTGGGGGTGTCATTGGTCACTCACTCAAGAGGGTTGTGTAGTCTGGGAGAAGCACGTACTGGTGTTAATACTGCTTCAGGTTCCTTTAGGAACTTCACCATCTGATTACCAGCAGGGCTGAGAAGCAGACTCGTGGCCTTGCTCAGTAGACACGCAAAGCTGAGATAAATGCGGAGCGTTGTCTCTGAAAGCCCTTTATCTGAAGTGCTGCTCCTAGAGAAGGTGAGATACCAAAACCGCTCTCAGTGTGGAATGACCCACATGCCTCCCATTCTTCAGGCATGAGTGGGATGTTCCTTTCTCATTGAAATGATTCCAAAACAGCAGTTTCTCATGATCTCTGATTCTGGAGACCAGGCTTGTCAGCACCAAGTCCTTAAAGTTAATTAACAAAAGCAGTTTTTACAGGTCTTCCTTCCAACCTGGTAAAGGCtcaggggagggacttccctggcagtccagtgggtaagactccgcgttcccagtgcagggggcctgggatagatccctggtcagggaactagattctgcaggccgcaactaagagtttgcatgccgcaactaaagatcctgcaggcTGCAATTAAGACCctgagcagccaaataaataaatattttaaaaaaagaagactctgGGGAAAAGACCCATTAGAGAGGTTCTCAGAAATGCAAAATACCCCCGCTTGAAAACAGAGCCATCTGCTGGTGAGCGTGGACTTTGTTTTCAGtccttggttgatttttttttttttaatttattaatttatttatttttggctgcattgggtctttgttgctgcgcccgggcttttctctggtcgcggtgagcgggcttctcattgcggtggcttctcttgttgcggagcacgggctctaggcacccgggcttcaggagttgtggcttgtgggctctggagcgcaggctcaggagttgtgggttgcgggctctagagcccaggctcagtagttgtggctcgcgggctctagggcacaggctcagtagttgtggctcaggggcttagttgctccgtggcatgtgggatcttcccggaccagggctcgaacctgtgtcccctgcattggcaggcagattctcaaccactgcgccaccagggaagtccatacaAGGACTTTTAAGTCAGTGGATCTTAATAACATCCTTGGTGTGTTCATTGAGGACCCTCCTGTTTGTTCTGTTAGCAGCAAAGCCAAGAGGTTCCTGAACTTGTTTCCTGGAGCTTCATGGGAAGGTAGGAAGGTGGAAAGCTGCAGAGAAATGTCCTCTTCAGCTAGCCCCAGGGACTGCGGAGAGGGCAGGGGTGCTGGTTTGGGAGATGACACCAGAGGTACCTCAGGGACGTGCTTCAAAGAGAACAGAGAGGAAGAACAGAGCAGGCTGAACTAGAGGAAGGCTGAGCAAGCTTTCCTGGTGTTCCCACACTTGACTCGGGCTCGTAACACTGCAACTGGCACAtcattgtttaataaatgaatgattgaattcATATAGTTTGGGGACTAGGAGGTTTATCAAGTCCAACCTTTGCTTACCCCATGCGCGGGTTTACTGTGTATCTGTGCTTCCTAGTCTCTGGACCTTTTGGTTGCAAAGAACGTACTGCaattcaatataattttatttaaaagcgtTGTTTCGTTCACAACACCTTTTTGTCATGCTTGTGTTCAATGACTAATATTCAAAGAGCCACAGTTTTTAGTTATTCATTATCGTTAAATAGGTGGGGACCCCTTCTCTCCAGCTCAGCCACCCTTCCCAACCTCACAGGGCAGCTCCTTCCACAACTGGGCAGTTGCAGCCGTTGGTGAATATCCCTGCCTCGTTTAAGCTTCATCCTTTCTCTCGGATTTCCATTCTCTTTGTACTGTTTCTGCCCTCAGGAGACCTTGCAGAGGGAAGGGCTAGGATTAAAATTACCTCTTTTATAAATCTAATTAATTCTAGATATGCTAAATTTgtgtatttctatttaaaaattattttatgctcCTCTTTGTAGATCTCCTAATTGGAAGAGGGAAAATCCTTTCAAGTAGAAGTTCAGCAACAGGGACTCATTGTTTTATAACCCTAGGGGTAGGCACTGTCTGTCTCTCTTCACCCCAAGCTCCCAGTGGAGCGTGGAGTCTGCATTGCCTGCCTGCTCATATATTTTCTGTTGGCTTGTCAGTCATGCCCTCTGTGCTGTAAGGACAGGGGGTCCAACCTGGAGTGGGCATTGAGGTCTAGAATGCGATGAATTCTTGGTGTCCCAGGAAGCATGGGGCCTGTGGTTTGAGGGCATCCCAGAGCCCCGCCAGGGGCCTCTCAAGTAGGAGGCTCCTATGTGGGAAGAACCTCCTCCACCATTTCTGCACTGAGCCTGTTTGTTGGACCAAAGTGCAAGCTCACATTCCCACCTCTTGCAGCATTGTTTCCTCAGATCTCAGAACCATTGCTCAATCCGGAGCTGGGCCTCTGGGCACCCAGGCTATCATTTCTCCCACAGCCTACAGGAATTGGTAGGGACCTGAAGGCTACCAGCCCTACTTGTACTCATCTTCACAATGAAGGGTGTACTTTCTTCTCACATTGATGTGCAGTTTGCATACAATGGGTCATTCTGAGTAGACTTGTGATTCACGACCTCCCCAAGGACCCTCACCAAGGCCAACAAACATTCcagtgccaggtgctgggctaaggcagggaggggaaaggggaataGTCTCTGCCCACTGGGAGCTTCCAGACAGGAGAGATGATGATTAGAGTAAATGTCATCAGtatcatatatttgtatttgaaaGTCCAAAATATTGTGGGGTCACATTAGCAGTTCTGTAGGAGCTGGAGAAGGACCTGAGAGGAGGTGATAAATAAAAGGCTCAGGGAGATCGAGTCACTTCAGTCTTACACTGCTAGTGAACAGAAGAGCTGGAAATAAATCTAAGTCTTTTCCAATGGGTTATCATCCAGTCGAACATGGTAAATGTTAAAGACATTTATGAACAAAGGGATGAAGGGCTTCTGAAGGAGTTTCTGAGTTTGTCATGTGCAAAGGTGGAAGAAGGGCACTGTaaaaaaatggaatggaatagtATGTGCAAAGCTCAGCATGGAAAGGTTATGGTGTGTTTGGAAAACAGCAAAAAGCAGATGAGGCTAAAATAATTTTAGCCGGAAGCATGGAAGATGGAAAGAGTAGAGACAGATTGGAGACAGGAGAGCCAGGTAGGAGGCTGCCCCAGTAATTCGCCAAAAGCTGTTGAGGGTTCAGACTGAGGAAGGAACAGTGGGAATGAAGACGAGAAGTtggattcaaaaaatattttggaggtagCATAAGCAGGATTTGAGAATGGAATAGTTGTTGCAGGAAGATCCTGCAGTGAATGCAGTCCAGAATTTAGGAGATTTGGGGGGGATGATGACCCATTAAACGAGATGGCAAATACAGGTGGTAAAGCAGGTTTGGGTGTtcagaaaaaatagtggaaacgCAGAACTGATGGCAAATGCTGGGAGAAGCACCAAATCCATGCCTATGGGGAAATGGAAGTGAAAAGGATGAGACTTAACTTTATCTGTAAcactttattcttcttatttTCAAAAGCACCAAATCCATGCCTATGGGGAAATGGAAGTGAAAAGGATGAGACTTAACTTTATCTGTAAcactttattcttcttattttcaaaaataacttgaAGCAATTGTGACTATTCAGGGTGGTACACACAGGTGCTTATATTAGTTTctgtagtttttaattttaaaaattaatgcttggagttatttctttaaaggaaattaagtAATGTGTCAAGCATTtggagtacctactatgtgcttggcACTGCTCCAGGCATCCGAGGTATTTGCCCCCTTCTACTAGCCTCTTCCTTTCAGAAGTTACCAGGCTGGAGTTCAGAAACAGCTTCTGGTTCCAGCTTGGCCACAGGCCAAGTCATTTTTCCTCCCTGGGTCTCTTTCAGCTCTCACATCCTATGATTCAATACTGTAACTGCAACTCAGCATTCCTTATTCTCACCGAGGTGAGCGCCACAGCGCAGTACATTAGCATAAAATAACTCCATTCGGGGAGTGTCCCTGAAGGCCTGACCTACTAAGAACGTTTTCCATATGGTCCTTAATCTCTGCCTCCCACCCAACCCCCGCCCAGGATAACAGATGTTCCTCATGGGATTTCAAATTTGCAAGGGAATCTTGACAACTTCTTTGGTAATGGGCTATGTCCTAATTCCAGTCTAATCAACAGAAGCAACTTCCGTACTTTCAGCTTTAGGTGCTGTGGAGAgaacagataaaaacaaaaatttctgccTTCATGCTGTTTACATTCCAGTGAACGGAACCATcaaggaaaaataagaacaattcAAGGAAGACACAGTGCGTCAGTACGGTGCAGGGAGACGCAAGGTGAGTAGTGATATCCCAGTCCTCGGACGCCTACAAAACCTAATCCCTAATCCCTAAATTCTTCCGGGTCACTGTCGGGTtacccttctcctccctctccgcCCACGGCCCCACCTTCGGGCCCTGGCCACGCCCACGCTCCTGACGTCAATTTTCCAAGCCCTGGCGCGTCGACCTGGCCTATGGGAAGCCGCAGGCCCGCCCGAGCCCCATTAAGCCCCGCCTCGTGAGTCGACGCGTGGCGACGGCGATGGGGCCGTGGGGTTGCGTGGCGCTGCGGCTCGGGGCGCTGCTATGGCGCCGGGCTTTCTCCCCGGGAGCGTGGCCCGCGGCGGCCGCGGGGCTCCGGCTTCGGCTGCTGTCCGTGGGGCGGCTTCCGGTGGGACCGACGCTCGGCAGGGTCTGCCCGGCCCACGACCGAGCGCGCGGCCTGCACGGCGGGCCGGGCCTGGAGGAGCGGGCTGAGGGAACCGCCGGCGAGGGGCGCCCGGAGTCAGGCACCGCAGGTACGGGCGAGGAGGAGGGAGACGGGTCCCAGCTAAGGAGGCTGAGTTCCTCTCTTTTTGCATTTCTCGTGGGGTCACAAAACTCCTACAGAGCAGAACTGGAAGGGACTGCAAAGGTTGTCGGCACCAACTTTGCATTTCACAGTGAGATCAAGAGATGGACTGAAGTCTCCCAAACCCCAGGCGTCTGTCCGAACGGCCACGTCGGACCCTTGGCATCACAACCTCACCGTCCTCATCCCCCTTAACACTCTGTCTAGGGTTCCGAGAAATGGACTTGTCGGGAGTGTTGGGGCGTGAGGATTCTGAGGAAGAGCCAGGGTCTGGGGGCTCAGGGGTGCGTAAGAAGCGCTAATAGGAGATGGGGCCAATTTAAGAGCCTCTAAGTATTGTAAGCTTTTAGAAACTTGAGAGGTGGTAAACAGATCACACCTGTGAAAGGATAAAGTATGAGAGGGAGAGGTTAGCTACTAGGGCCCTGGGAGTGAGCTTTAGAACTGGAGAGAGCTGTTAAGTCCACAGGCTGTAATACACCAGGGTGAAGAGCTGAATATCTAAAtctctagaggaaaaaaaaaaaacaaaaaacggctTTCACAGATAACAGTTGTTACATAACCCAACTGGCATCGTAAGAAAATCTTGAGAGTTCAAAATGAGAACTGCTGTTAAAATTTTAACCCTCGGATTGGTAGATTTGGGGCCACACACTTAGTCAGCTAGTTCTGAGCTTATCTCTCAAATGAAGGTTGTGGACAGATACTACCCAAGAGCCCTTCCAGTTCACAGTTCTAATTCTGTGACCCTTTATGGCTGGAATTCAATTTAATATGCCCCAAGATATTACCACCTCCCCAAATGGTGCTcctgttttcctctctttttttaaaattattattattaacctttttttttttggctgtgttgggtctttgttgctccgcatgggctttctctagttgcggcgagcgggggatactctttgttggggtgcgcggccttctcactgctgtggcttctcttgttgcagagcacgggctctagtcacgCGGCCCTCAGTAgctgtagcgcacgggcttagcagccgtggctcgcaggctctagagcgtaggctcagcagttgtggtgcatgggcttagttgctccgcagcatgtgggatcttcccggaccagggctcgaacccgtgtcccctgcattggcaggtggactccccaccactgcgccaccagggaattcctgttttcctctctttGTATAGCAGTTCTCTGCTTCAGCTGTGTTACTCATTTCCTCAGGTACTAGAACAGAAAGCCATTGTTGCTGATGTCTGGTGGTTCTTGCATGTGCTAATGGGAAAGGATGTGTGTGGTGGCTGTCTGTGACCTGCGCACCCTTCCCATAAGTTGAGCAGTGCTGTATGAAAGCAGTGCCCAGCTTCAACTTCCAGGAGGCCTGAACACCTTCATGGCGGAGCAGTTTCGCTGTCAGCTGCCCGCATCTCTGGGTGCATATCGTGTCTGTCTTTACTTGGCCATCTGACACAAGCAAATCTTTATGCATTTCAGATCATACTGGTCCCAAGTTTGACATCGATATGCTGGTTTCACTTCTGAGGCAAGAAAATGCAAGAGACATTTGTGTCATCAAGGTTCCTCCAGAAATGGAATATACAGATTACTTTGTAATTGGTAGTGGAACTTCCACTCGACACTTACATGCCATGGCCTACTACATTGTGAAAATGGTaggatgctttctttttctttggaacCTTTAACTTAATGGAATAGTGTCAATGCATCAGGTGGAAgagcaacatttaaaaacaacCCTTCACATAAGATTATATAAGAAGCCCAGATTTTTAGAATTTGCGTGAGTGTTTTATGTTCGTTGATAGTGAAAGTTATGGGGACCAATATCTAGCCTTAGTGGGTCAGGATATTTTACatccttgtctcttgtgacaaaaaaaataatacaaaaaaaaactacCTGAGGCAGGCTAGAAGACAGTATAACCCAGAGGGATTTCTAGAGCAAAACTATCCAGTGTGACACCCACTAGCACCATGTGGctatgtaattataaaataaaactaaaaattcagttcttcagttgtactagccacatttcaggtgcttGGTGGCCGtatgtggctaatggctaccatactggacacaaatataaaacatttccatagTTGCAGAAACTTCTATTGGGTAGTGCTGGCCTAGAGTTTAATTCAAATGTTTGAGCATGTCCAGTGTTCCCAGGCACGGTGCTGGGTATTgggaagacaaaaatgaaaaagatcagTTCTTGCCCTCCAAATTCACAGGTCTAGTTGAGGAAACAGAAGGCAGTTCATTTTCCAACTAGACTGAATAGGAATCAGAATGAGGAAGAAAGTGTACTTGGAAGCTGATTCTGATACCACTCTAgaggggaacatacttctttcacCCTGTTGAAAATTGGTCAGAGAGGGGACAGTTAAGACGAAAAGAATAGCTGGGATTGCCTAGAGAAGGGTGGTAAAATAGGGGACTGAGAACAAAACCCTGGTGCAACATGGCAGAACAAAGGAAGATTCAAAAAGAGGGGGTAGTTGGAGAGACTAAGAGAACTAGGAGGGCATGGAGAAGTTAAAAGGCAGGATCCTAGGGTCTCTGTCAGATGTAATAGTAAGACAGAGTAAGTAAGACTTAGAAATGACCATTGGACTTGGagatataaaaagaatgagagatTTTTCAGAGAAAGTTTCTGTGGAAGAGCAAGGGAGGGGAACAGAAATTCCTTTTGCAAAAATTTTAGATGAGGGAGAAAAATGCAAGGTCAAGAAAGTTTTGTTCTtgtttgtggtaaaatatacatgacaaaactgaacattttagccatttttaggtGTTCAGTTAAGTGACGTTaattacattcacattgctgtgcaaccattaccactatccatctccagaacgtttttcttttttcatcttgcaaaaaactgtacacattaaacaataacttcccattcttccttcccccagcctctggcgtCCACCAtactgctttctgtctctgtgaatttcaCTACACTAATAAGTACCTCCTTGAGCGGAATCATactctaattttccttttgtgactggcttatttcacttagcataatatttttcaaggttcatctgtgttgtagcatgtgtcagaatttccttctttttaagactgaatattttaatgtatgtatataccacattttatcttATTCACCCATTGGTgggcatttggattgcttccacattttggccattgtgaataatgctgctataaacatgagtgtagaaatatctgttcagatccctgcttttatttaatttcataagtggaattgccagatcatggtaattctgtgtttaattttttgaggaaccatcacaCTTTTACACAGtagctgcaccactttacattcccaccagcagtgcacaagtgttccagtttctccacatgctcACTACTTGTTATTTTCGTTATTTTCTGGTTTGTTAATAATATTGATAGTAATCCTAATGAGCCTGAAGTGGtaccttgtggttttgatttgcatttccctaaattagtgatgttgagcatcttttctcatggttattagccatttgtgtacatttggagaaatgcctattcaggtcctttgcccatgttttaatcgagtttgtttttttattgtgaagttgtaggagttctctgtatattctggatataaatccCGTATCATCTATgtgatgtgcaaatattttctgccattctgtagGTGCCTTCttactctgttgattgtgtcctttgatgcaccaaagttttaaattt
Above is a genomic segment from Balaenoptera acutorostrata chromosome 7, mBalAcu1.1, whole genome shotgun sequence containing:
- the MALSU1 gene encoding mitochondrial assembly of ribosomal large subunit protein 1, with protein sequence MGPWGCVALRLGALLWRRAFSPGAWPAAAAGLRLRLLSVGRLPVGPTLGRVCPAHDRARGLHGGPGLEERAEGTAGEGRPESGTADHTGPKFDIDMLVSLLRQENARDICVIKVPPEMEYTDYFVIGSGTSTRHLHAMAYYIVKMYKYLKCKSEPHVKIEGKDTDDWLCVDFGSMVIHLMLPETREIYELEKLWTLRSYDDQLAQIAPETLPEDFILGIEDDTSSLAPVEFKCE